In Shewanella sp. VB17, a single genomic region encodes these proteins:
- the gspG gene encoding type II secretion system major pseudopilin GspG, protein MQTRKKQQGFTLLEVMVVIVILGILASMVVPNLMGNKDKADVQKAISDIVALENSLDMYKLDNSVYPTTDQGLEALTQKPTSTPVPRNYREDGYVKRLPQDPWRNDYLLLSPGENSKIDVFSIGPDGQAGTEDDIGNWNLQNFQ, encoded by the coding sequence ATGCAAACAAGAAAAAAACAACAGGGCTTTACCTTACTTGAAGTCATGGTTGTGATTGTGATTTTGGGTATTTTAGCGTCTATGGTTGTGCCAAATCTCATGGGCAACAAAGATAAAGCCGATGTGCAAAAAGCGATCTCTGATATCGTGGCATTAGAAAACTCTTTAGACATGTATAAATTAGATAACAGTGTCTATCCAACAACAGATCAAGGTTTAGAAGCGCTAACACAAAAGCCGACAAGTACACCTGTGCCACGTAATTACCGTGAAGACGGCTATGTGAAACGTTTACCACAAGATCCATGGAGAAACGATTACCTATTATTGAGCCCTGGTGAAAATAGTAAGATTGATGTTTTTAGCATAGGACCGGATGGCCAGGCTGGGACTGAAGATGATATTGGTAACTGGAACCTACAGAACTTTCAGTGA
- a CDS encoding type II secretion system protein M encodes MENLKVWWNGLILREQQLVGTCGFFLLLAILYWGIWTPIVNAELKAERGLQAQQKTLNFVKKTANQIEGLRLNSSKASFSGSLSAAVNQSAGAFGLEITRMQPQANKIQIWMDDVPFDALLGYLNELIQVKGLSLDSIDLAESDLAGYVKVRRIQLSQ; translated from the coding sequence ATGGAAAACCTCAAAGTTTGGTGGAATGGACTTATTTTACGCGAGCAACAGCTTGTTGGAACCTGTGGCTTTTTTTTGTTATTAGCTATCTTGTATTGGGGGATCTGGACCCCGATAGTAAACGCAGAGTTGAAGGCTGAACGTGGTTTACAGGCGCAACAAAAAACTTTAAATTTTGTTAAAAAAACGGCAAATCAGATTGAAGGATTACGTCTAAATAGCAGTAAGGCTAGTTTTAGTGGCAGTTTAAGTGCCGCTGTGAACCAGAGCGCTGGGGCATTTGGTCTTGAAATAACGCGCATGCAGCCTCAAGCAAATAAGATACAAATTTGGATGGACGATGTGCCTTTTGATGCGTTATTGGGTTATTTAAATGAGTTGATACAAGTCAAAGGTTTATCATTAGATAGTATCGATCTTGCCGAATCAGATCTCGCGGGATATGTTAAAGTACGCCGCATTCAGCTTTCACAATAG
- the gspD gene encoding type II secretion system secretin GspD, whose protein sequence is MHKKYIRKKLIAGMVMGASLLMSPLAWSEQYAANFKGTDIEEFINVVGKNLNKTIIVDPTVRGKINVRSYDLLNNEQYYQFFLNVLQVYGYAVVEMDNNIIKVIKDKDAKTASIRVADDNIPGVGDEMVTRIVALYNTEAKQLAPLLRQLNDNAGGGNVVNYDPSNVLMISGRAAVVNKLVEIVRRVDKQGDTAVEVVPLDYASAGEIVRIVEALYRSSTNQSRTPGKSPKVVADERMNAVLVSGDEKSRKRVVSLIKRLDAEQASAGNTKVRYLKYADAEELVEVLTGVAEKLVDANVGASPKGGGSKKRNEVNIMADTGTNALIITAEPDQMRTIDSVINQLDIRRAQVLVEAIIVEVGDGDNVAFGVQMGSLAGGGTQFNNIGPTIGEVGAGIWDMKPVEGDLVCPGGDNVSGAKCENNPDTPGDITALASAIGKVSGMAWGVTMGDFGALVQAVASDTTSNVLSTPSVTTLDNEEATITVGEEVPILGTSQASDSGNGNPLQTVEREPVGVILKVTPQINEGNSVKLVIEQEVSNVNGTTDIDITISTRNVTTTVMADDGEIVVIGGLIQESVQESVQKVPFLGDIPVIGWLFRSSSSKKTKSNLMIFIKPTIIRDEGTMNGVAGRKYNYFRALQLEQLERGINLMPDSQVPVLEEWNQSEYLPPEVNDILERYKAGKGLDTKMRRSDDALKSISESKAQDAIDAEAEAAASSEGSHSERTSAEDSTVEKSTAVSEDSSNE, encoded by the coding sequence ATGCATAAGAAGTACATTCGTAAGAAGTTAATCGCAGGAATGGTAATGGGTGCGTCACTACTGATGTCACCGCTTGCTTGGTCTGAGCAGTATGCGGCTAATTTTAAAGGAACTGATATTGAAGAGTTTATCAACGTTGTTGGTAAAAATTTAAACAAAACTATTATTGTTGACCCAACAGTGCGCGGTAAGATCAATGTGCGCAGTTATGATCTCCTCAATAATGAGCAATATTATCAATTCTTCCTCAATGTGCTTCAGGTCTACGGTTATGCTGTTGTCGAAATGGACAATAACATCATCAAGGTTATCAAAGACAAGGACGCGAAAACAGCGTCCATTCGTGTTGCCGATGATAATATTCCCGGTGTCGGTGATGAAATGGTCACTCGCATTGTCGCGCTATATAACACAGAAGCTAAGCAGTTAGCTCCGCTACTTCGCCAGCTTAACGATAATGCCGGTGGCGGTAATGTGGTTAATTACGACCCGTCGAATGTACTGATGATCTCTGGCCGAGCGGCTGTGGTAAATAAATTGGTTGAAATCGTACGCCGAGTCGACAAGCAAGGTGATACTGCAGTAGAGGTGGTACCACTGGATTATGCCTCCGCAGGCGAAATTGTGCGTATTGTTGAGGCCTTATACCGCTCTAGCACCAACCAGTCTCGAACACCAGGTAAGTCGCCTAAAGTGGTGGCCGATGAGCGCATGAATGCGGTATTGGTCAGTGGTGATGAGAAAAGTCGCAAACGTGTGGTCAGCTTAATTAAAAGGCTTGATGCCGAGCAGGCAAGCGCAGGCAATACCAAAGTTCGCTACCTTAAATACGCTGATGCAGAAGAGTTGGTCGAAGTATTAACCGGTGTCGCTGAGAAATTGGTCGACGCTAATGTGGGCGCTTCCCCAAAAGGGGGCGGCAGTAAAAAGCGTAATGAAGTGAATATTATGGCTGATACTGGCACCAACGCCTTGATTATCACCGCAGAGCCAGATCAAATGCGCACCATTGACAGCGTGATCAATCAGCTTGATATTCGCCGCGCACAAGTCTTAGTCGAGGCCATCATTGTTGAAGTGGGTGACGGCGACAATGTGGCCTTTGGTGTGCAAATGGGTTCGCTAGCCGGTGGTGGAACTCAGTTTAACAACATTGGTCCCACCATTGGTGAGGTTGGCGCCGGTATTTGGGATATGAAGCCTGTGGAGGGAGACCTTGTCTGTCCAGGCGGAGATAATGTTAGTGGTGCTAAATGTGAGAATAACCCTGATACACCTGGTGATATTACCGCACTGGCTAGTGCCATAGGCAAAGTGAGTGGCATGGCCTGGGGCGTAACTATGGGAGATTTTGGCGCCCTAGTACAAGCGGTCGCCAGTGATACCACCTCAAATGTATTATCGACGCCCTCAGTGACCACATTAGATAACGAAGAGGCCACCATCACCGTAGGTGAAGAGGTACCGATATTAGGCACCTCTCAAGCCTCAGACAGTGGCAATGGCAACCCGCTGCAAACGGTTGAACGTGAACCTGTCGGGGTGATACTGAAAGTGACCCCGCAAATAAACGAAGGCAATTCAGTTAAATTAGTCATTGAACAAGAAGTCTCGAATGTTAACGGCACCACAGATATAGATATTACGATTTCGACGCGCAATGTCACCACCACAGTGATGGCCGATGATGGCGAAATTGTGGTGATAGGCGGCTTAATTCAAGAAAGTGTGCAAGAAAGTGTACAAAAAGTGCCATTTTTAGGCGATATCCCTGTTATTGGTTGGTTGTTTAGATCCTCGTCAAGTAAAAAAACCAAAAGTAATTTGATGATATTTATTAAACCCACCATTATTCGAGATGAAGGTACGATGAATGGGGTTGCTGGGCGTAAATATAATTATTTCAGAGCATTACAGCTAGAGCAGCTAGAGCGAGGCATAAACCTGATGCCTGATAGTCAGGTGCCAGTACTTGAAGAATGGAACCAATCTGAGTATTTACCGCCAGAAGTGAATGACATACTTGAGCGTTACAAAGCAGGTAAAGGGCTCGACACTAAAATGCGCAGAAGTGATGATGCCTTGAAATCGATTTCTGAGAGTAAAGCGCAAGACGCCATTGATGCCGAAGCCGAGGCTGCCGCGAGCAGTGAAGGCAGTCACTCAGAAAGAACTAGTGCAGAAGACAGTACTGTAGAAAAGAGCACCGCCGTTAGTGAAGATAGCAGCAATGAGTGA
- the gspI gene encoding type II secretion system minor pseudopilin GspI, translating to MNKTKGMTLLEVIVALAIFSIAAVSITKSLGQQMANMPILEQRTYAQWAADNVMVDARLETRFPKVGKKEGKIEFAGKDWYWRKEVIKTEDDNMRMIRISISDEKRYKRVLAQVNSYVFNSEA from the coding sequence ATCAATAAAACCAAAGGAATGACCTTACTTGAGGTCATTGTAGCCTTAGCCATTTTTTCAATTGCGGCGGTGTCCATCACTAAAAGTTTAGGCCAACAGATGGCTAATATGCCTATCTTAGAGCAGCGTACTTATGCTCAGTGGGCGGCAGACAATGTGATGGTTGATGCAAGATTAGAAACACGGTTTCCCAAAGTTGGTAAGAAAGAAGGTAAAATTGAATTTGCCGGTAAAGATTGGTATTGGCGTAAAGAAGTCATTAAAACTGAAGATGATAATATGCGAATGATCCGCATTAGTATTAGTGATGAGAAGCGTTATAAGCGAGTGCTTGCTCAGGTAAATAGCTATGTATTCAATTCAGAAGCGTAA
- the gspL gene encoding type II secretion system protein GspL, whose product MSERLFIRLGTNSDQACDWVVWSEQEQEIIASGELKNAEALASLTKRAEQSVVDVLVPSSAITLTSVELPEKGQRQAIQALPFMLEESLAENVDELHFVPGPRDGESLSIAVVSHQQMQEWMSWLSEAGLKVNKLVPDCLALPLDGCQWAAIKFNQEYLVRTGAGSGVCLTSDWLDIVLPKLLPVDQDTLVTVAGHSELAFTGADVKPQALELPMLVLAKGIISAPLNLLSGIYSPKREYSKHLFLWRNAAIVIAMTLILSLVNKGLNIAQMNAEHSRLKAESEKIYQQAVPGSSRIINLRSQMEKKLHSMQGNSGGSEFFSLLQGLEPAFTQVPTLKPTSLRFDSTRNELRMQVTAKNYAQVEQFKTIVSATYQLDSGAMNSGEDSVTSTLTLKSK is encoded by the coding sequence GTGAGTGAGAGATTATTTATTCGCTTAGGGACAAATTCAGATCAAGCCTGTGACTGGGTCGTTTGGTCAGAACAGGAACAAGAAATTATTGCTTCAGGTGAATTAAAAAATGCCGAAGCATTAGCTAGCCTAACAAAGCGCGCAGAACAGAGTGTTGTCGATGTGTTAGTACCATCATCAGCGATCACGTTAACCTCAGTTGAATTACCTGAAAAAGGTCAACGTCAGGCAATTCAAGCACTGCCTTTTATGCTGGAAGAATCCTTAGCAGAAAATGTGGATGAGCTGCATTTTGTGCCAGGCCCACGAGATGGGGAATCATTGAGTATTGCGGTAGTATCACATCAACAGATGCAAGAGTGGATGAGTTGGTTAAGTGAAGCGGGTCTAAAAGTGAATAAATTAGTTCCTGACTGTTTAGCTTTACCTCTTGATGGCTGTCAATGGGCTGCTATTAAATTTAATCAGGAATATTTAGTCAGAACGGGTGCAGGATCGGGTGTGTGCCTTACATCTGATTGGCTCGATATTGTGTTACCCAAATTACTTCCAGTGGATCAAGACACATTAGTGACAGTAGCTGGCCACAGTGAATTAGCGTTCACTGGTGCAGATGTAAAACCTCAAGCACTTGAACTGCCAATGTTAGTATTAGCAAAGGGGATTATCTCTGCGCCATTGAACCTGCTATCAGGTATTTATAGCCCTAAGCGTGAGTATAGTAAGCATTTATTTTTATGGCGAAATGCAGCTATTGTGATAGCGATGACTTTGATATTAAGCTTAGTAAATAAAGGGCTTAATATTGCTCAAATGAATGCTGAGCATTCAAGATTGAAGGCTGAAAGTGAAAAGATTTATCAGCAAGCTGTACCGGGTAGCTCCAGAATTATCAATTTACGCTCTCAAATGGAAAAAAAGCTACATAGCATGCAGGGAAATAGTGGTGGCAGTGAGTTTTTTAGTCTGCTGCAAGGGTTAGAACCTGCTTTTACTCAAGTGCCGACACTTAAGCCTACAAGCTTACGGTTTGATAGTACGCGCAATGAATTGAGAATGCAGGTGACAGCAAAAAACTATGCTCAAGTCGAACAATTTAAAACCATTGTATCGGCTACCTATCAACTCGATTCAGGCGCAATGAATAGTGGCGAAGACTCAGTAACCAGTACGCTAACATTGAAGAGTAAATAA
- the gspE gene encoding type II secretion system ATPase GspE, whose amino-acid sequence MSESAITQLDELAQVSSELSLTAENETDEVFHSYSKERLPFAFAHRFKLVLDKRDEVLTLFHTQDSPVAALLEARRYTGRDLPLVELEAIEFETKLTMAYQANSSEAQQLMEDIGNEMDLFTLAEELPQTEDLLEGDDDAPIIKLINALLSEAIKEEASDIHIETYEKQLVVRFRVDGVLKEVLKPNRKLSSLLVSRIKVMARLDIAEKRVPQDGRISLRIGGRAVDVRVSTMPSSHGERVVLRLLDKNTGNLDLVQLGMTSAIQVLYEELIRKPHGIILVTGPTGSGKSTTLYAGLTELNSKDTNILTVEDPIEYELEGVGQTQVNTKVDMTFARGLRAVLRQDPDVVMIGEIRDLETAQIAVQASLTGHMVLSTLHTNTAAGSITRLQDMGVEPFLVSSSLLGVLAQRLIRTLCKDCKSEHVPDRSERALLGMADDDTRVIYRAEGCKSCSHNGYRGRTGIHELLVVDDDVRELIHTGRGELAIERHIRKSTPSIRHDGMSKVLAGKTTLEEVLRVTREE is encoded by the coding sequence ATGAGTGAATCAGCAATCACTCAACTTGATGAACTGGCTCAAGTGAGTAGTGAATTAAGCTTAACGGCTGAAAATGAAACCGATGAAGTGTTTCATTCGTACAGTAAAGAGCGCTTACCGTTCGCTTTTGCGCACCGCTTTAAGCTGGTGTTGGATAAGCGAGATGAGGTGCTAACCTTGTTTCATACTCAGGATTCACCTGTGGCGGCCCTACTTGAAGCTAGGCGTTATACCGGACGCGACTTGCCGTTAGTCGAGCTTGAGGCCATTGAATTTGAAACGAAACTGACCATGGCTTACCAAGCTAATTCATCAGAAGCGCAACAGTTAATGGAAGATATCGGCAATGAGATGGATTTATTCACCTTGGCCGAAGAGCTGCCGCAAACAGAAGATTTGTTAGAAGGAGATGATGATGCGCCAATCATTAAGTTGATTAACGCCTTGTTATCGGAAGCAATTAAAGAAGAAGCGTCTGATATTCATATCGAAACCTACGAGAAGCAGTTGGTGGTTCGTTTTCGTGTTGATGGCGTGCTAAAAGAAGTGCTTAAGCCAAACCGTAAGCTGTCATCTTTACTGGTTTCGCGGATTAAAGTAATGGCACGTCTCGATATTGCCGAAAAGCGGGTACCACAAGATGGCCGTATTTCATTGCGTATTGGTGGCCGTGCGGTGGATGTGCGAGTATCGACCATGCCATCGAGTCACGGTGAGCGGGTGGTGTTACGTTTATTGGATAAAAATACCGGTAACTTAGACCTAGTACAGCTGGGCATGACAAGTGCAATACAAGTGTTGTACGAAGAATTAATTCGCAAACCTCACGGCATTATTTTGGTGACCGGGCCAACAGGCTCAGGTAAGAGTACCACCTTGTACGCAGGTCTTACCGAGCTTAATTCAAAAGACACTAACATATTGACGGTAGAAGATCCTATTGAATATGAGCTAGAGGGCGTCGGCCAGACTCAGGTTAACACCAAAGTAGATATGACCTTTGCTCGTGGCTTACGCGCTGTATTGCGTCAAGATCCCGATGTGGTGATGATTGGTGAAATTCGCGACTTAGAAACGGCGCAAATTGCCGTTCAAGCGTCATTAACTGGCCATATGGTACTATCGACCTTACACACTAATACCGCAGCAGGCTCTATTACTCGATTACAGGACATGGGAGTAGAGCCATTTCTTGTATCATCGAGTTTGCTTGGCGTATTAGCTCAACGCTTAATCCGTACTTTATGCAAAGATTGCAAGTCTGAACATGTGCCAGATAGAAGTGAACGTGCTTTATTAGGCATGGCTGATGATGACACTCGGGTGATTTATCGTGCTGAAGGGTGTAAAAGTTGCAGCCACAATGGTTATCGCGGTCGTACTGGTATTCATGAACTTTTAGTGGTCGATGATGATGTTCGCGAATTAATCCATACCGGACGAGGCGAGCTGGCAATTGAGAGGCACATACGCAAATCAACGCCGAGTATTCGACACGATGGCATGAGTAAAGTGCTGGCGGGTAAAACCACATTAGAAGAAGTACTTCGTGTCACTCGTGAGGAGTAA
- the gspH gene encoding type II secretion system minor pseudopilin GspH has product MKRMHQRGFTLLEVLLVILLMGLAASAVTMGMGGSDKKKKLEATAKQFIATTEMVLDETVLNGFFIGIIVEDTSYKYVVYDDEKWQDLTQDRLLSERQMNEGVQIDLMLDGLPLAQEDEDDESFLGQSLMEQWAEEREKFPEPQILLFPSGEMSAFELTFVSEDESGNKVTALVVGDGLGRLTLGRKDDFDHQ; this is encoded by the coding sequence ATGAAGCGTATGCATCAAAGGGGTTTTACCTTACTGGAAGTTTTATTGGTCATCCTCTTAATGGGGCTGGCCGCTTCTGCTGTTACCATGGGAATGGGGGGATCAGATAAGAAAAAGAAACTGGAAGCAACAGCCAAGCAATTTATTGCGACCACTGAAATGGTGCTTGATGAGACTGTCCTTAATGGTTTTTTTATTGGCATTATCGTCGAAGACACTAGCTACAAATATGTCGTTTATGATGATGAAAAATGGCAAGATTTAACCCAAGATAGGCTGTTATCTGAGCGGCAGATGAATGAAGGTGTACAAATAGACTTAATGCTTGATGGCTTGCCTTTAGCGCAAGAAGATGAAGACGATGAGTCCTTTTTGGGTCAGTCTTTAATGGAGCAGTGGGCTGAGGAAAGAGAGAAGTTTCCTGAGCCACAAATTCTGTTATTTCCAAGTGGCGAAATGAGCGCTTTTGAGTTGACGTTTGTAAGCGAAGATGAATCAGGTAATAAGGTAACGGCTTTAGTTGTGGGTGATGGGCTGGGGCGATTAACCTTAGGAAGAAAAGATGATTTCGACCATCAATAA
- the gspK gene encoding type II secretion system minor pseudopilin GspK: MGKLPNKQRGVALIVVLLIVAMVAIIATNINSRNQLSMRRTLNVAQYDQAFWYALAAEELTKKALKQDLEDDDNRVHLQQYWAQSDMVFDVDNGVVGGKISDMRACFNLNSLAVGDTEKEKNNPNGQDKLSLAARQYKGLLVALGMDDFSAEQLTYTLKDYLDEDTRSSQFGAEDAEYESRHVPYRAANTLMSHRSELRAVIGYSQDLYLKLLPYICAIPGNTQQLLNVNTIKVEQAALLAGMFNGKMSVGEAENVINQRPNDEGYEKIEDFKTNSSVANLLSEDAALSSSFVIKSKYFRLEAAAKVDTAVFRLESVIKAEGSSFNILTRQFGGQK, translated from the coding sequence GTGGGTAAGCTGCCAAATAAGCAGCGAGGAGTCGCACTGATTGTGGTATTGCTTATCGTGGCCATGGTGGCAATTATTGCGACCAATATTAATAGTCGTAATCAACTTTCGATGCGTCGTACGTTAAATGTGGCCCAATATGATCAGGCGTTTTGGTATGCTCTTGCTGCTGAAGAACTGACTAAAAAAGCATTGAAGCAAGACCTGGAAGATGATGACAATCGAGTACACTTACAGCAATATTGGGCTCAGTCTGATATGGTTTTTGATGTTGATAATGGTGTTGTTGGCGGTAAAATCAGTGATATGCGTGCTTGCTTTAATCTTAATTCACTTGCGGTTGGCGACACAGAAAAAGAAAAAAACAATCCCAATGGCCAAGATAAACTGTCATTAGCTGCCCGCCAATATAAGGGCTTGTTAGTGGCGTTAGGAATGGATGATTTTTCAGCAGAACAGCTGACTTACACCTTGAAAGATTATCTCGATGAGGACACTCGTTCGAGCCAATTTGGTGCAGAAGATGCGGAATATGAATCTCGTCATGTGCCCTATCGCGCAGCGAATACCTTGATGAGTCATCGTAGTGAGTTAAGAGCTGTTATCGGGTATTCTCAGGACCTTTATCTCAAATTGTTACCCTATATTTGTGCCATCCCTGGTAATACCCAGCAGTTATTGAACGTCAATACCATTAAAGTTGAACAAGCAGCACTGTTAGCCGGCATGTTCAATGGCAAAATGTCTGTGGGTGAAGCTGAAAATGTGATTAATCAGCGTCCAAATGACGAAGGCTATGAAAAAATTGAAGATTTTAAAACAAACTCGTCGGTTGCTAATTTATTGTCTGAGGATGCAGCCTTAAGTTCAAGTTTTGTTATTAAAAGCAAATACTTCCGACTCGAAGCAGCCGCTAAGGTCGATACCGCAGTATTCCGTTTAGAGAGTGTCATTAAAGCAGAAGGTTCAAGTTTTAATATATTGACTCGGCAGTTTGGTGGACAAAAATAA
- the gspF gene encoding type II secretion system inner membrane protein GspF: MPAFEYKALDNKGKQQKGVMEADTARHARSQLRELRLMPLEIVPVTEKEAKANSTGKHVFKRGISVAELALITRQIATLVAAGLPIEEALKAVGQQCEKDRLASMIMAVRSRVVEGYSLADSMAEFSYIFDDLYRAMVASGEKSGHLEVVLNRLADYTERRQQLKNKMTQAMIYPVVLTVVAISVIAILLAAVVPEVVGQFEHMGQELPWTTLLLIAASDFIRDYGLIVLGVGVGMFVLLKRLLTKPVYRMKYDTYLLVLPVIGRVSKGLNTARFARTLSILTASAVPLLDAMRIASEVLINVKVRAGVEDATARVREGTSLGAALGNTKLFPPMMLYMIASGEKSGQLEQMLERAADNQDREFESNVNIALGVFEPLLVVSMAAVVLFIVLAILQPILELNNMVSG, encoded by the coding sequence ATGCCAGCATTTGAATATAAGGCGTTAGATAATAAGGGTAAGCAGCAAAAAGGGGTGATGGAAGCCGATACCGCTCGTCATGCCAGAAGTCAGCTAAGAGAGCTGCGCTTAATGCCACTGGAAATCGTGCCAGTGACCGAAAAAGAAGCCAAAGCTAACTCTACTGGTAAGCATGTTTTTAAGCGTGGAATTTCAGTCGCTGAACTGGCCTTAATCACACGTCAAATTGCCACATTAGTGGCAGCAGGCTTACCGATAGAAGAAGCATTAAAGGCCGTCGGCCAGCAATGTGAAAAAGACCGATTAGCCAGTATGATCATGGCCGTACGTTCACGGGTGGTTGAAGGTTATAGTTTGGCTGACTCTATGGCTGAATTTTCTTATATCTTTGACGATCTTTACCGCGCGATGGTGGCATCAGGTGAGAAATCGGGCCACTTAGAAGTGGTACTTAATCGGTTGGCCGATTACACCGAGCGTCGTCAACAGCTAAAAAATAAGATGACTCAAGCCATGATCTACCCGGTGGTATTAACCGTGGTGGCTATCAGTGTGATTGCTATTTTGCTTGCCGCAGTAGTGCCTGAAGTGGTGGGTCAGTTTGAACATATGGGCCAAGAGTTACCTTGGACAACTCTGCTGTTGATCGCCGCCTCAGACTTTATTAGAGATTATGGCCTCATTGTTTTAGGAGTCGGTGTTGGTATGTTTGTCTTGCTTAAGCGTCTGCTAACTAAACCTGTTTATCGAATGAAATATGATACCTATTTACTGGTATTACCCGTGATTGGGCGTGTTAGTAAGGGGCTGAATACAGCAAGGTTTGCGCGTACTTTAAGTATCTTAACTGCCAGCGCAGTTCCCCTATTAGATGCGATGCGTATCGCCAGTGAAGTACTGATTAATGTGAAAGTGCGTGCCGGGGTTGAAGATGCCACAGCGCGAGTACGTGAGGGGACAAGTTTAGGTGCAGCATTAGGCAATACGAAACTTTTCCCTCCTATGATGCTCTATATGATTGCATCGGGTGAGAAAAGTGGTCAGTTGGAGCAGATGCTCGAACGAGCCGCTGACAATCAAGATAGAGAGTTCGAGTCCAATGTCAATATCGCCTTAGGTGTATTTGAACCTTTGTTAGTGGTGAGTATGGCCGCTGTGGTACTGTTTATTGTACTGGCCATTTTACAACCGATTTTAGAGTTGAATAACATGGTTAGTGGTTAG
- the gspJ gene encoding type II secretion system minor pseudopilin GspJ: MYSIQKRNGAGFTLLEMLIAISIFAMLGLASNALLQTVMRNDEVTKDFSNKLKAMQQGFGAVERDLMQMVARTPRLLEGGRGTHVFQIGSDIVDSESDALIFYRLGWLNPSGILPRGSIQSVAYVVQENNLERWYYPYPDPEFNSEPIKTIVMRDVLAVEYTFFVKDKWEDKVDATQLPKAIAMEIELEGLGKIQRKFLLPVGATADAANDDSKDGDDSKDDDKDKNGSDKEDK, translated from the coding sequence ATGTATTCAATTCAGAAGCGTAACGGCGCGGGTTTTACCCTGCTTGAAATGCTGATCGCAATTTCGATTTTTGCCATGTTGGGTCTAGCTTCTAATGCACTACTACAGACTGTGATGCGTAACGATGAAGTAACCAAAGATTTCTCTAATAAGCTCAAGGCGATGCAACAGGGTTTTGGTGCTGTCGAGCGTGACTTAATGCAAATGGTCGCACGTACTCCACGTTTATTAGAAGGGGGCCGTGGCACTCATGTTTTTCAAATAGGCTCAGATATTGTAGATTCGGAATCTGACGCGTTAATTTTTTATCGTTTAGGTTGGTTAAACCCTAGTGGCATCTTACCGCGCGGCAGTATTCAATCTGTCGCCTATGTTGTTCAAGAAAATAATCTAGAACGTTGGTATTACCCCTACCCAGATCCTGAATTTAACAGTGAGCCGATAAAAACCATCGTGATGCGTGATGTACTTGCGGTGGAATACACATTCTTTGTTAAGGATAAATGGGAAGATAAAGTGGATGCCACTCAATTGCCAAAAGCAATAGCGATGGAGATTGAATTAGAGGGGCTAGGTAAAATTCAGCGTAAGTTTTTACTTCCTGTAGGTGCAACAGCTGATGCAGCTAATGATGATAGTAAGGACGGCGACGATAGCAAGGATGATGACAAGGACAAAAATGGTTCAGATAAGGAAGATAAATAG